The following coding sequences are from one Bradyrhizobium sp. WSM471 window:
- a CDS encoding PAS domain-containing protein codes for MTSSDFQLRGVGDPRLAVHATSPLPVWLWSIDGTRVLWANPVGARLFGAAHATALADRIFGPADSHRRQIVRLAGRLPANGAIRLERLRGFGARLGTLMTCACARLEFADGGRAVLVTAMDPGLRSMPLVERLLRLVDGAKTPMAAFAPDGLFVGASETARTLLGFRDLGEAGLEQARSDALSLGRAETPIGIGQMVLQRVGSGADVGLVALIEPAVQQAAASDKVEPEAAEEVAREDIVQPEAAPPPAPADVPEHVQAAPSHEAPSEIALFDAFAEPVDAPEGSETIAPKPPVENKTPVENSAEAMVSPQAAPTVTAMVEPPSGHEEPPAPRQHPLRFLWKADAEGRFVLLSDEFIHLIGPRAAAGFDRPWREIADAFALDPESRVAQALASKDTWAGITVNWPADGGEHLPVELAGLPVYDGERNFAGFRGFGVCRDLDGLNRLDALRRFELLAEPAAPQSLFADVVEPEPEPKLEAPPPPPIEPPAPEPEAELPETITDANSHPTDPETPVETPPNVLPFRAPGDTRSPTLTPVENSAFNELARQLSERLERDKETIAASAEPADAEITPEAPTPTPEPEPPHAPAEWLSEPAPPAHGHSTRDRALLDLLPTGILIYRLDRLLYANPAFLARMGYASLSALENAGGLDALYVEPGVSAASSTSQAGTPVTISATLANGEAPLPTTEAHLHAIDWDGESAHALICALPQAAPVAPVIAETVVAETIVPETIVPEILPTEPEIGEADAEDLAAILDTTAEGIVMFDAEGNIHACNRSAEALFGYDGETLMQQNLVTLFAPESQHVVIDYLENLKSQDIASLLDHGREVLGREKKGGVIPLAMIMGRTRPDGPNFFAVFRDLSQSKQGESELTQARRLVDGAANAKADMLARISHEIRTPLNAIIGFSEVMISERFGTLGNERYGEYMKDIRASGERVIAIIDDLLELSRIETGKLDLNFANLNLNDLVEACVVVMQPQANRERIIIRTSLGHALPQVSADARAMRQITMNLISNSIRLASAGGQVIVSTALTDRGEVALRIRDTGHGLSEREVAAAMEPFRTPPPGDAEDNSALSLSLTKALVEANRARFNIKSAANSGSLIEVVFAPALAKA; via the coding sequence ATGACGAGTTCGGATTTCCAGTTGCGAGGCGTGGGCGATCCCCGGCTGGCCGTGCACGCGACTTCGCCGCTGCCCGTCTGGCTGTGGTCGATCGACGGCACGCGCGTGCTCTGGGCCAATCCGGTCGGCGCAAGGCTGTTCGGCGCGGCCCATGCCACGGCGCTGGCGGACAGGATTTTCGGCCCTGCCGACAGCCACCGCCGCCAGATCGTCCGGCTGGCCGGCCGGCTGCCTGCGAACGGGGCGATCCGGCTCGAACGGCTGCGCGGCTTCGGCGCGCGGCTCGGCACGCTGATGACCTGCGCCTGCGCCCGGCTTGAGTTCGCCGATGGCGGCCGCGCGGTGCTCGTCACCGCGATGGACCCCGGCTTACGGTCCATGCCGCTGGTCGAGCGGCTGCTTCGTCTGGTCGACGGCGCCAAGACGCCGATGGCGGCGTTCGCACCCGACGGCCTGTTCGTCGGCGCCAGCGAAACGGCCCGCACCCTGCTCGGCTTCCGCGACCTGGGCGAAGCAGGACTCGAACAGGCGCGCAGCGATGCGCTCAGCCTCGGCCGCGCCGAGACGCCGATCGGCATCGGCCAGATGGTGCTGCAGCGGGTCGGCAGCGGGGCCGATGTCGGCCTGGTCGCGCTGATCGAGCCTGCCGTGCAGCAGGCGGCGGCGAGTGATAAGGTCGAACCCGAGGCCGCTGAAGAGGTCGCGCGCGAAGACATCGTTCAGCCTGAGGCTGCGCCGCCCCCTGCTCCGGCCGACGTGCCGGAGCATGTGCAAGCAGCGCCGTCGCACGAGGCGCCATCCGAAATCGCGCTGTTCGATGCCTTTGCCGAGCCGGTCGACGCGCCGGAAGGAAGCGAGACGATCGCGCCCAAGCCTCCAGTTGAAAACAAGACTCCGGTTGAAAACTCGGCCGAAGCCATGGTGTCGCCGCAGGCCGCGCCGACCGTGACCGCCATGGTCGAGCCGCCGTCGGGCCATGAAGAGCCGCCCGCACCGCGTCAGCATCCGTTGCGCTTCCTCTGGAAGGCCGATGCAGAGGGCCGCTTTGTGCTTCTCTCCGACGAATTCATCCACCTGATCGGTCCGCGCGCGGCCGCCGGCTTCGACCGCCCCTGGCGCGAGATCGCCGACGCGTTCGCGCTCGATCCTGAAAGCCGCGTGGCGCAGGCGCTTGCCAGCAAGGACACCTGGGCCGGGATCACCGTGAACTGGCCGGCCGATGGCGGCGAGCATCTGCCGGTCGAGCTTGCCGGGCTTCCGGTCTACGACGGCGAGCGCAATTTCGCGGGCTTCAGGGGTTTTGGCGTCTGCCGCGATCTCGACGGCCTCAACCGGCTCGATGCGCTCAGGCGTTTTGAGCTGCTGGCCGAACCGGCGGCGCCGCAAAGCCTTTTCGCCGATGTGGTCGAGCCGGAGCCCGAACCAAAGCTGGAGGCGCCGCCGCCTCCGCCGATCGAGCCGCCCGCACCTGAGCCTGAAGCCGAACTGCCCGAAACCATCACCGACGCGAATTCACATCCAACCGATCCGGAAACGCCAGTGGAAACGCCTCCCAATGTCCTGCCGTTCCGCGCGCCCGGCGACACGCGATCGCCGACGCTGACGCCGGTCGAGAACAGCGCGTTCAACGAGCTCGCCCGGCAATTGTCCGAGCGCCTCGAACGCGACAAGGAAACCATCGCGGCATCGGCCGAGCCTGCGGATGCCGAGATCACGCCTGAAGCGCCGACGCCCACGCCAGAGCCTGAACCGCCGCATGCGCCGGCCGAATGGCTGAGCGAGCCCGCGCCGCCCGCGCACGGCCACAGCACGCGCGACCGCGCGCTGCTCGACCTGTTGCCGACCGGCATTCTGATCTATCGGCTCGACCGCCTGCTCTACGCCAACCCCGCGTTTCTCGCGCGCATGGGCTATGCCAGCCTGAGCGCACTGGAAAACGCCGGCGGGCTCGATGCGCTCTATGTCGAGCCGGGCGTGTCCGCGGCGAGCAGCACGTCGCAAGCAGGCACGCCTGTCACGATCAGCGCGACGCTCGCCAATGGCGAAGCGCCGCTGCCGACCACCGAGGCGCATCTGCACGCGATCGACTGGGACGGCGAGAGCGCGCATGCGCTGATCTGCGCGCTGCCGCAAGCAGCGCCCGTTGCGCCCGTCATCGCGGAGACCGTGGTCGCCGAGACCATTGTCCCGGAGACCATTGTTCCGGAGATCTTGCCCACCGAGCCCGAGATCGGCGAGGCCGACGCGGAAGATCTCGCGGCGATCCTCGACACCACCGCCGAGGGCATCGTCATGTTCGACGCCGAAGGCAACATCCACGCCTGCAACCGCAGCGCCGAGGCGCTGTTCGGCTATGACGGCGAGACGCTGATGCAGCAGAACCTGGTGACGCTGTTCGCGCCGGAGAGCCAGCATGTCGTCATCGACTATCTGGAAAACCTCAAGAGCCAGGACATCGCGAGCCTGCTCGACCATGGCCGCGAGGTGCTGGGGCGCGAGAAGAAGGGCGGCGTCATTCCGCTCGCGATGATCATGGGCCGCACCCGGCCCGACGGCCCGAACTTCTTCGCCGTGTTCCGCGATCTCTCGCAGAGCAAGCAGGGCGAGAGCGAGCTGACGCAGGCGCGACGTCTGGTCGACGGCGCGGCCAATGCCAAGGCCGACATGCTGGCGCGGATCAGCCACGAGATCCGCACGCCGCTCAACGCCATCATCGGCTTCTCGGAGGTGATGATCTCGGAGCGTTTCGGCACGCTCGGCAACGAGCGTTACGGCGAGTACATGAAGGACATCCGCGCCTCCGGCGAGCGCGTCATCGCCATCATCGACGATTTGCTTGAGCTGTCGCGGATCGAGACCGGCAAGCTCGACCTCAACTTCGCCAACCTCAACCTCAACGATCTCGTCGAGGCCTGCGTGGTCGTGATGCAGCCGCAGGCCAATCGCGAGCGCATCATCATCCGCACCTCGCTCGGTCATGCGCTGCCGCAGGTGAGCGCGGATGCGCGCGCGATGCGGCAGATCACCATGAACCTGATCTCCAACTCGATCCGGCTTGCCAGCGCCGGCGGCCAGGTCATCGTCTCGACCGCGCTCACCGACCGCGGCGAGGTCGCACTTCGCATCCGCGACACCGGCCACGGCCTCAGCGAGCGCGAAGTCGCCGCCGCGATGGAGCCGTTCCGGACGCCGCCGCCTGGCGATGCCGAGGACAATTCCGCGCTGAGCCTGTCGCTGACCAAGGCTCTGGTCGAAGCCAACCGCGCCCGGTTCAACATCAAGAGCGCGGCGAACTCCGGCTCGCTGATC